acacacacacacacggactacacacacacacggactacacacacacacacggactacacacacacacggactacacacacacacggactacacacacgacacacacacggactacacacacacacacggactacacacacacacggactacacacacactgactacacacacacacggactacacacacacacggactacacacacacacggaccacacacacacacggactacacacacgcacgaaGAAGCACGCACACTTGAAAATCTATCGCTGTGTTGAGTATAGTGGCATTTACATAAGTGttaataaattacataatcgcataaacaaattgatttgttgGCAACCACACAACAATTGCGAATCCGCCTAAGCTTATAtactatgcatatatatatatatatatatatatatatatgtatatatatctaaatatctACAGATCAGTCATGCGGCCAGCTCAGATCGCCTCCGGATAGTGTTCACGATAGGCGAACGCCTCAATGTACTCCGGGCGGCGACAGCTGAACAGCTCATAGGACAATTGCTTGTGGGCATGTTTTTCGAGAGATTGGCGCGTCTTCTCCAGGAGCACGTCCTCATCAAATTTGATCCGTTGCACGGTTGTTTtgcgcaaaatgttttgcaccAGCTGTGACCAAACGGAACCCTcatccggctgctgctgcgtcggcggcgccggcggctgctgctgctgcgtcggcggctgctgttgtttctgtGCCGTTGACAAGTCTGGTGTTGCGGTGGGCGGGGAGCTAATTGCCAGCGGCTGCATCGGTGCCGGCACCGACGTCGTCGTTTCAGTCTTGGGCGCATTCAGATCCTGCATGATCGTCTGCAGCCGATCGACCGTCTCGGACATGCGCTTGCGAAAGTCCACAATGCGCCGCGTATATTTGAAGAGTTCCCGCTGCTCGGCCGGCTGCAGCTCGACCACGTGCAGGGTGCCCAATTCGTCGGCATTGAGCAGCGGCTGAAAGTGCAGAGTTTGCGCCTCATTGGTGCCCATTAGATAGACACGATGCACAAACTGCTGCATGGCCGTTGTGTTCATCATGGCCAGCTCGTAGTCCAGCCGCGCCGCGTTTATGGCATTGCGTATCAGCTCCACGTCGCTATCGTTGGCCTGGCGACTGAGTGTACCATTGTAGGAGAactgcggctgcagctgctcgaaaTGATCGAGCGTGTCCAGTATATTGGATAAATAGTTGCGCATCATATCGCTGTCGGGCTGTATGTTGAGCAGGCCCAAGCGCCGGATTAGTCGTATGTTGACCGCATACTGTTGTTCCAGCTCGAAGAGCTGCCACAGCGAGCGCATCCGGCTCTCGTACTCCTTTTGGGCGGCAACGCCCAGCACGCTGCTAATGTTGCCATCGAAAAGCTGTAAGCCACGGATGAAGGCCACGTCCATTGTGTAGTTGCCCATAAAGTTGAGCACATAGCTGAGCGTGTCCTCGGCATTGGCGAAATGCTCGCGACGCTGCCCAAAGAACACATCTAGATCGCTGACGGTCAGCTGATTGCGTGCCACCATGCTGGTCTGTTCTGTTCGATTGTATTCGCGCTCCTCGCGTATGCGCTCGAAATTGCTAACCAGGACATCCGCCGCTGGCTGCTGGAACTCATCGAACACCTCAATGTCCACGGCCATGGTTGCGCTGGGCCGGTCATGGCTATTTTGTGAGCTGCCCGGCTCGTGAGACGACTCAAAGTTGGCGTCACCTTTGCTCGGCTGACACTGCGGCTTCCATTTCGCCTGCTTGGCCACACGCTGTTTGCTGGTGCGCTCGAAGAGCGCCCTGGACGTAAAGCTGGGCAGGTCAAGCATCGTGAAGATGTCTTCTTTGTAATTGTGGCAACAGTGCAGAGCCGACATATCCATGGGATGTGCCTCGGTATTGAAGATATAGGCGCCTGCCTGCACCACGCACACGTTCTCCTCGCTGTCCAGCAGCTCGCCATGTCTGTCTTCGCCATCGTTGTGCAGAAAGTTATCCTCATCGAACAacagatatagatatttgGTCGTCTCGGCCAGAAAGAATGACTCCATGCGATTCTCCTTCTCGTGGGTCACCACATTGCGTATCTGTTGGGTATGGCAAGAATGAGTTAATCTCTGGAAAGCCTTAATCTCAATTAAAGCAAGCATTACTCACCGTCGCATAGCCGCACTTGGTTTTGGCACTGAACTCAATGGTCTCCAGCATATGTTCGCCAAGCTCGAGCAGATATTGGTTTTTGGTTGCCCGATAGAGGTACATGGCCGACTCGATGAGCTCCGGGCGCAGTGGATAGACCTCACGATTGGGTGACGCTTCGCCGGCTGGAATGTTAAAGAATTCGGGCAGAAAGCCATATTTCTTCCACACGCTTATGTAGCGTGTCATGGTGCGCATGGCGGGTTCCGTGTCGCCCACAATGCTCAGTATGCCTGGCCAGAAGGACTCGAGCGATTGGAAGACGGGCAGCGTCACATGACCCTTGTTCATGCCCACCCAGACATACCAGTCATCCTTGCGCATATACTTGTCAATGGGCGCACGCGCCTCGGCAAACAGCTCCAACAGTTCCGGGCGGTTAAGTAAGATGGCGCCCTTGACCAGATACTCAAACAAGGAATCGACGCCGGCGCCAATACCCGAGTCCAGTGCCGTCCAGCGTCCGCTCTGCACATCAATGTGATTACCAAATAGACCAATTGAGGATCGACGCTCCCAGAGCGCATAAATGGCCTGCAGCGCCACCTCTTCGTATATGCTCTTCCCAGTGAGCCGGCTGAGCGTGCCAAACTCAACCAGAAAGGTGCCCACACCTGCCGTGCATGTGATTGATGTCTCTCCGCTGGGCACACCGTAGCGCAGGTTGACGGTGCCATATGGCATGCCCGTGTTCGTATCAAAGGCTGGCAACAGTCGCCGGGCCACATCCTCGGCCATACGCAAAAGCGGCCCACTGCATGGCCAGCCGGGCTCCACATCGACGCCGGCGCGACGCGATAGCAGATGCGCCGAGAGCAGCCCGCCAACAATGCGTATATTCGTCTCGAACACCGACACATTGATGTCCCTATTGAAGTTCATCTTCTCAATGAGAAGCGTATGCACGCGACGAAACTCCGAGAAATTGCCCATGGTCGCCAGTGTGTCCAGTGCATCGATCAGCGTCAGCGAATAGCTGCCCCACGTATCGTGGCCATCGCAAGTGAGCGGGCGCAGCTCGTCATAGTTGGCGGCGTATTTAAGATAGCCATCGTAGGCGTGCTGAAACATGCGGCGTACATCCTCACTGAATCGTCATAAGGATTAACATTATTGCCGATGCcgcatttataaatattgagCGCAAATCTTACCGCAGCTCCAATTTGCGTGTACGTGAGTAGTGCTTTTGCCCGACTACCAGCTGGCCCAGGCTGAGTAGAGTACACAGGGTGCCGATGATGTACAGGCTTTTACAAactttttgcatatttcaacAGCTTGTTGCGTTCAGTCCATGCGTTCCTAATTAAATTACGAGCATTGTTAAGTCCACATAGCCAGCAGAAGCAACGAGTGCGAATTGCGGTTCTGGCTACGTAgacgcaaaacaaa
This window of the Drosophila virilis strain 15010-1051.87 chromosome X, Dvir_AGI_RSII-ME, whole genome shotgun sequence genome carries:
- the Edem1 gene encoding ER degradation-enhancing alpha-mannosidase-like protein 2, translated to MQKVCKSLYIIGTLCTLLSLGQLVVGQKHYSRTRKLELREDVRRMFQHAYDGYLKYAANYDELRPLTCDGHDTWGSYSLTLIDALDTLATMGNFSEFRRVHTLLIEKMNFNRDINVSVFETNIRIVGGLLSAHLLSRRAGVDVEPGWPCSGPLLRMAEDVARRLLPAFDTNTGMPYGTVNLRYGVPSGETSITCTAGVGTFLVEFGTLSRLTGKSIYEEVALQAIYALWERRSSIGLFGNHIDVQSGRWTALDSGIGAGVDSLFEYLVKGAILLNRPELLELFAEARAPIDKYMRKDDWYVWVGMNKGHVTLPVFQSLESFWPGILSIVGDTEPAMRTMTRYISVWKKYGFLPEFFNIPAGEASPNREVYPLRPELIESAMYLYRATKNQYLLELGEHMLETIEFSAKTKCGYATIRNVVTHEKENRMESFFLAETTKYLYLLFDEDNFLHNDGEDRHGELLDSEENVCVVQAGAYIFNTEAHPMDMSALHCCHNYKEDIFTMLDLPSFTSRALFERTSKQRVAKQAKWKPQCQPSKGDANFESSHEPGSSQNSHDRPSATMAVDIEVFDEFQQPAADVLVSNFERIREEREYNRTEQTSMVARNQLTVSDLDVFFGQRREHFANAEDTLSYVLNFMGNYTMDVAFIRGLQLFDGNISSVLGVAAQKEYESRMRSLWQLFELEQQYAVNIRLIRRLGLLNIQPDSDMMRNYLSNILDTLDHFEQLQPQFSYNGTLSRQANDSDVELIRNAINAARLDYELAMMNTTAMQQFVHRVYLMGTNEAQTLHFQPLLNADELGTLHVVELQPAEQRELFKYTRRIVDFRKRMSETVDRLQTIMQDLNAPKTETTTSVPAPMQPLAISSPPTATPDLSTAQKQQQPPTQQQQPPAPPTQQQPDEGSVWSQLVQNILRKTTVQRIKFDEDVLLEKTRQSLEKHAHKQLSYELFSCRRPEYIEAFAYREHYPEAI